Proteins encoded together in one Kutzneria kofuensis window:
- a CDS encoding GH92 family glycosyl hydrolase — protein sequence MAVSTLVAGFLAVTVGPAADAAPADPTTLVNPFVGTENSGNTFPGASAPFGMVQVSPDTGGQGGYDYDQSAIYGFSQTHLSGVGCGVMGELPVMPTTGAVNSVDPAKYASAYSHDDEQATPGYYRVGLSTYGVNAELTATPRTGWQRYTFPSTAAANVLFNTGQANQSVFDSEVHVVDNHTVEGRVHDGGFCAGHDQHTVYFTASFDHPFASYGAWRGTTPTPGAKDAAGSGGNGAWVTFDATTQRTVTLKVGISYTGMVGARANLAQETGGSYDFDATRAALHNAWIKELNTVEIGGGSPDRQTAFYTSLYHSQLHPNLAGDVDGGYAGFDAKVHRAADYTPYQNFSLWDTYRPQNQLLELLHPDVARDVALSLVAAGRDGGWLPRWALANSETNIMTGDPVTPFLVEAWTKGLLKGHEQEAYTLLRANATSLPPAGSQYNGRTGEPFYTDRGYIPSGLKRGTDCADKGGDNDCDHPASATQEYALADAALALMADGLGHKADARMFAARGQWYRNLWDSSTGQFRPRTVDGTWLTPYDPVAADHQFHEGGAYQYQWLAPQDPAGLVQLMGGRRTAEQRLDAFFAYPHLLTDPGRAVHDDWISSPYDYYSKPTYNPNNEPDLLAPYMYLWAGAPSKTATVVRAAMTLFTTGPNGMTGNDDLGTMSAWYVFSSLGLYPTTSGGNFLALSSPQFPTMTVHTGQRQLTITAPGVTDVNRYVQSVALNGRGVSASWLGWDDITRGGTLRVAVGSTPSAWATRPQDEPPSINHAAPDSRRHVDASIRGLGVDVLGQAPGTLPVAITASNGWVANPGALLLKSNHLPVQQTVALTPPPGTEPGSYQVTVTVTAAGANTVTRTATVQVTAP from the coding sequence ATGGCGGTTTCGACGCTGGTGGCGGGTTTTCTGGCGGTCACGGTGGGTCCTGCCGCCGACGCCGCGCCAGCCGATCCGACGACGCTGGTGAACCCGTTCGTGGGCACCGAGAACTCCGGCAACACCTTTCCCGGCGCGAGCGCGCCGTTCGGCATGGTGCAGGTGAGTCCGGACACCGGCGGCCAGGGCGGCTACGACTACGACCAGTCGGCGATTTACGGTTTCAGCCAAACCCATTTGTCGGGCGTCGGCTGCGGCGTGATGGGGGAGCTACCGGTCATGCCGACGACCGGCGCGGTGAATTCGGTGGATCCGGCCAAGTACGCGTCGGCCTATTCACACGACGACGAACAGGCCACGCCCGGTTACTACCGGGTCGGTTTGTCCACCTATGGCGTGAATGCGGAGTTGACCGCCACGCCGCGGACCGGCTGGCAGCGCTACACCTTCCCGTCGACGGCGGCGGCCAACGTCCTGTTCAACACCGGCCAGGCCAACCAGTCGGTGTTCGACTCAGAGGTCCACGTCGTCGACAACCACACGGTCGAGGGACGCGTGCACGACGGCGGCTTCTGCGCCGGGCACGACCAGCACACGGTCTACTTCACCGCCAGCTTCGACCACCCCTTCGCCTCGTACGGCGCCTGGCGCGGCACCACGCCCACGCCGGGCGCGAAGGACGCCGCCGGCTCCGGCGGCAACGGCGCCTGGGTCACCTTCGACGCCACCACCCAGCGCACCGTGACGCTGAAGGTCGGCATCTCCTACACCGGCATGGTCGGCGCGCGGGCCAACCTGGCCCAGGAGACCGGCGGTTCCTACGACTTCGACGCCACCCGCGCCGCGCTGCACAACGCGTGGATCAAGGAGCTGAACACCGTCGAGATCGGCGGCGGCAGCCCGGACCGGCAGACGGCGTTCTACACCTCGCTCTACCACTCCCAGCTGCACCCGAACCTGGCCGGCGACGTGGACGGCGGCTACGCCGGCTTCGACGCCAAGGTGCACCGGGCGGCGGACTACACGCCCTACCAGAACTTCTCCCTGTGGGACACCTATCGCCCGCAGAACCAGCTGCTGGAGCTGCTGCACCCCGACGTGGCCCGGGACGTGGCGCTGTCGCTGGTGGCCGCCGGGCGGGACGGCGGCTGGCTGCCGCGCTGGGCGCTGGCCAACAGCGAGACCAACATCATGACCGGCGACCCGGTGACGCCGTTCCTGGTCGAGGCATGGACGAAGGGCCTGCTCAAGGGGCACGAGCAGGAGGCGTACACGCTGCTCCGGGCCAACGCGACGAGCCTGCCGCCGGCCGGCTCGCAGTACAACGGCCGCACCGGCGAGCCGTTCTACACCGACCGCGGCTACATCCCGTCCGGCCTCAAACGCGGCACGGACTGCGCCGACAAGGGCGGCGACAACGACTGCGACCACCCGGCGTCCGCGACCCAGGAGTACGCCCTCGCCGACGCCGCGCTGGCACTGATGGCCGACGGCCTCGGGCACAAGGCCGACGCGCGGATGTTCGCCGCTCGCGGCCAGTGGTACCGGAACCTGTGGGACAGCTCCACCGGCCAGTTCCGGCCCCGCACCGTCGACGGCACCTGGCTCACGCCGTACGACCCGGTCGCCGCCGACCACCAGTTCCACGAGGGCGGCGCGTACCAGTACCAGTGGCTGGCGCCGCAGGACCCGGCCGGGCTGGTGCAGCTGATGGGCGGGCGCAGGACGGCCGAGCAGCGGCTGGACGCCTTCTTCGCGTACCCGCACCTGCTGACCGATCCGGGCCGGGCCGTCCACGACGACTGGATCTCCAGCCCGTACGACTACTACAGCAAGCCGACCTACAACCCGAACAACGAGCCCGACCTGCTGGCGCCGTACATGTACCTGTGGGCCGGCGCGCCGTCGAAGACCGCGACCGTGGTGCGGGCGGCGATGACCCTGTTCACCACCGGCCCGAACGGCATGACCGGCAACGACGACCTCGGCACCATGTCGGCCTGGTACGTGTTCTCCTCGCTGGGCCTGTACCCGACGACCAGCGGTGGCAACTTCCTGGCCCTGTCCAGTCCCCAGTTCCCGACCATGACCGTCCACACCGGACAGCGCCAGCTGACGATCACCGCGCCCGGGGTCACGGATGTGAACCGGTACGTCCAGAGCGTGGCGTTGAACGGCCGGGGCGTCAGCGCCAGCTGGCTGGGCTGGGACGACATCACCCGCGGCGGCACGCTCCGGGTCGCCGTCGGCAGCACACCGTCGGCGTGGGCGACCAGGCCCCAGGACGAGCCGCCGTCGATCAACCACGCCGCCCCGGACTCGCGCCGGCACGTGGACGCCTCGATCCGTGGCCTCGGCGTCGACGTGCTCGGCCAGGCCCCGGGCACGCTCCCGGTGGCGATCACCGCTTCCAACGGCTGGGTCGCAAACCCCGGCGCGCTGCTGCTGAAGTCGAACCACCTGCCCGTCCAGCAGACCGTCGCCCTGACCCCGCCACCCGGCACCGAACCCGGCAGCTACCAGGTCACGGTGACGGTCACCGCCGCCGGCGCCAACACCGTCACCCGCACCGCAACGGTCCAGGTCACCGCGCCCTGA
- a CDS encoding FIST signal transduction protein, protein MNKDAGPDGRRWMGVGQSSTTASRTAAAEAARAALTGADPKLLIVFAAITYDPAQVHAGVRDVVGDDVPVIGCTTRGEICNGGANDGTVVVAAIGGPGFAVTTAAAENVAGRQRDAGVELGRAVTEIPGLPNRVLVLLTDGLVREQEQIVRGCYSVLGASVPLFGGSGADGWRMKQAYVLAGDRVLTNAVVAATIHSEAPLSVGVRHGFRTVGEPMIVTSSRDGRIQTVDDRPALDVYLERLGAPPEAYTDKEALMRFALPRPLGLQRRNGVDARNVSTQIDLEGRSLGGGGNFDHGGLVWAMTGDEQSILAATDAACQEALAGLGSREPVGLLTISCAALRAVLDDEALRRDNARLAKWAEQAPFAGFYAYGEIARARGIHGFHNQTLAVLALG, encoded by the coding sequence ATGAACAAGGACGCGGGTCCCGACGGCAGGCGTTGGATGGGTGTCGGCCAATCCAGCACCACCGCATCGAGGACCGCAGCGGCCGAGGCCGCACGCGCCGCCCTGACCGGGGCGGATCCGAAGCTGCTCATCGTCTTCGCGGCGATCACGTACGACCCGGCGCAGGTGCACGCCGGCGTGCGCGACGTCGTCGGCGACGACGTGCCGGTGATCGGGTGCACCACCCGTGGCGAGATCTGCAACGGCGGCGCCAATGACGGCACCGTCGTGGTGGCCGCGATCGGCGGCCCCGGCTTCGCCGTCACCACGGCCGCCGCCGAGAACGTGGCGGGCCGGCAGCGCGACGCGGGTGTGGAACTGGGCAGGGCCGTGACCGAGATCCCGGGCCTGCCGAACCGGGTGCTGGTGTTGCTGACCGACGGGCTCGTCCGCGAGCAGGAGCAGATCGTGCGCGGCTGCTACAGCGTGCTCGGCGCGAGCGTGCCGCTGTTCGGCGGCTCCGGCGCGGACGGCTGGCGCATGAAACAGGCCTACGTGCTGGCCGGCGACCGGGTGCTGACCAACGCCGTCGTGGCCGCGACGATCCACTCGGAGGCGCCGCTGTCGGTGGGCGTGCGGCACGGCTTCCGCACGGTCGGCGAGCCGATGATCGTCACCAGCAGCCGGGACGGCCGCATCCAGACCGTGGACGACCGGCCGGCGCTGGACGTGTACCTGGAGCGACTGGGCGCGCCGCCGGAGGCGTACACGGACAAGGAAGCGCTGATGCGGTTCGCGCTGCCGCGGCCGCTGGGCCTGCAGCGGCGCAACGGCGTCGACGCCCGCAACGTCAGCACCCAGATCGACCTGGAGGGCCGGTCGCTGGGCGGCGGCGGCAACTTCGACCACGGCGGCCTGGTGTGGGCCATGACCGGCGACGAGCAGTCCATCCTGGCCGCCACGGACGCGGCCTGCCAGGAGGCGCTGGCCGGGCTCGGCAGCCGGGAACCGGTGGGGCTGCTGACGATCAGCTGCGCGGCGCTGCGGGCGGTGCTGGACGACGAGGCGCTGCGGCGGGACAACGCCCGGCTGGCCAAGTGGGCCGAGCAGGCGCCGTTCGCCGGCTTCTACGCGTACGGCGAGATCGCCCGGGCCCGAGGCATCCACGGGTTCCACAACCAGACACTCGCCGTGCTGGCCCTCGGCTGA
- a CDS encoding sensor domain-containing diguanylate cyclase, translating to MTSIGGAYHDGQQLLELLSVVSECSDEESAAHAAVERAAQALDAEVAAVVIDDEVAAVVGFPVGRVPQDDLVAVAHRERDNVDVPGVGHCHAIAADWGGSRPGHLVLARWGERGFSVEERNVVRGMARLLELALTMLRTLQAEHEMRERSERQAAENAELLASLQQRQRLLEHLFDVQRAISRRRPLPQVLDMIAAAARQLLGDGAVGLWLRDDSDPQQISLVAGAGLAVDIERETPTMPLAEAGTVGAAIMSGGVVVCEDDSTEGVASMAAPVHDSGTITGGLVVMAERPGRVYAPPEVQMLQSFAEHVSLALTDANTVDRMHQAFHDSVTGLASRSLFLDRLAHQLELTGHGGGRVALLFIDLDRFKAINDTLGHAAGDTLLTITADRIVAQLRDSDVAARFGGDEFAVMLQNVSTPGDAAKVADRILRGLHEPMRIAGRQLQVNASIGIALSTHGMTDPAALVRRADIAMYRAKRNGRGRYDVFADEMLLAFTDGETQQTV from the coding sequence ATGACGAGCATCGGGGGCGCTTACCACGACGGGCAGCAGCTGCTGGAGCTGTTGTCCGTCGTGTCCGAGTGCTCGGACGAGGAGTCGGCGGCGCACGCCGCCGTCGAGCGGGCCGCTCAGGCGCTGGACGCCGAGGTGGCCGCGGTGGTCATCGACGACGAGGTCGCGGCCGTCGTCGGGTTCCCGGTGGGCCGGGTGCCGCAGGACGACCTGGTCGCGGTGGCGCACCGCGAACGCGACAACGTCGACGTGCCCGGTGTTGGCCATTGTCACGCCATCGCCGCCGACTGGGGTGGCAGCCGGCCCGGCCACCTCGTGCTGGCCCGGTGGGGCGAGCGCGGGTTCTCGGTGGAGGAACGCAACGTCGTCCGGGGCATGGCTCGGCTGCTGGAGCTGGCCCTGACGATGCTGCGGACGTTGCAGGCCGAGCACGAGATGCGGGAGCGCAGCGAGCGGCAGGCGGCCGAGAACGCCGAACTGCTGGCGTCGCTGCAGCAGCGGCAACGGTTGCTGGAGCACCTGTTCGACGTGCAGCGGGCGATCTCACGGCGGCGGCCGCTGCCGCAGGTGCTGGACATGATCGCGGCGGCGGCGCGGCAACTGCTCGGGGACGGCGCCGTCGGGTTGTGGCTGCGGGACGACTCGGATCCGCAGCAGATCTCCCTGGTGGCCGGGGCCGGGCTGGCGGTGGACATCGAGCGGGAGACGCCGACGATGCCGCTGGCCGAGGCCGGCACCGTCGGGGCGGCGATCATGTCCGGCGGGGTTGTCGTGTGCGAGGACGACTCCACCGAAGGCGTTGCGTCGATGGCGGCCCCGGTGCACGACTCCGGCACCATTACCGGCGGGCTCGTGGTGATGGCCGAGCGGCCCGGGCGGGTTTATGCGCCGCCCGAGGTGCAGATGCTGCAGTCCTTCGCCGAGCACGTGAGTTTGGCGCTGACCGATGCCAACACCGTCGACCGGATGCACCAGGCATTCCACGACTCGGTGACGGGGTTGGCCAGCCGGAGCCTGTTCCTGGACCGGCTCGCGCATCAGTTGGAGCTGACGGGGCACGGCGGCGGGCGCGTCGCGTTGTTGTTCATCGACCTCGACCGGTTCAAGGCCATCAACGACACGTTGGGGCATGCGGCCGGGGACACGCTGCTGACAATTACGGCCGATCGGATCGTGGCGCAGCTGCGGGACAGTGACGTGGCCGCGCGGTTCGGTGGGGACGAGTTCGCGGTGATGCTGCAGAATGTCTCCACGCCGGGGGACGCCGCCAAGGTCGCTGACCGGATTCTGCGCGGATTGCATGAGCCCATGCGGATCGCGGGGCGGCAACTGCAGGTGAACGCGTCCATCGGGATCGCGTTGAGCACGCACGGGATGACGGATCCGGCGGCGCTGGTGCGACGGGCGGACATTGCCATGTACCGGGCCAAGCGGAACGGGCGCGGGCGGTACGACGTGTTTGCCGACGAGATGCTGCTGGCGTTCACCGATGGGGAGACTCAGCAGACGGTGTGA
- a CDS encoding HNH endonuclease signature motif containing protein has protein sequence MEELTRELETREPSGDLFSLIMGVEWARLSADQLVTVSILARKLKSACEWVELAALRRTEDPTELAMALTEPEQTVARRKEASVVLEMLPRLAEQLRRGELDFRRLDAVRERVQHLSPDLVAEVEDALVGVAAGLNQTQLCRKTTALVAHADPDGYETRCHKASKDRRVEFAPLPDGMAKLTWILPAAEAHVVFEQLCKDAKALPADDRTTDQKRSDALLDRLRRTKGDWNVRTFVTVSMETLMGLTNDPGHLSGYGPVSADAARELAMHGPWRGILLDQYRHATAITTDTYRPTTLMKEFGHVQAGGTCTAPGCSSPIQEYDHITPWPQGETEPANLQGLCAWHHHRKHDNYTVTRAPDGTSHWTTPTGRHYTTRPFEY, from the coding sequence ATGGAAGAACTCACCCGCGAATTGGAGACCAGGGAACCTAGTGGCGACCTGTTCAGCCTGATCATGGGTGTGGAATGGGCGAGGCTGTCCGCCGACCAACTGGTGACGGTGTCCATTCTCGCCCGCAAACTGAAGTCCGCCTGCGAATGGGTCGAGCTGGCCGCACTGCGCCGAACCGAGGACCCCACCGAGCTCGCCATGGCCCTCACCGAACCCGAACAGACCGTCGCCCGGAGGAAAGAAGCCAGTGTGGTGCTGGAGATGCTGCCTCGGTTGGCCGAGCAGTTGCGGCGCGGCGAGTTGGACTTCCGCCGGCTCGATGCGGTGCGGGAACGGGTCCAGCACCTGTCCCCCGACCTGGTGGCCGAGGTTGAGGATGCCCTGGTCGGTGTGGCCGCCGGGTTGAACCAGACCCAACTGTGCCGCAAGACCACCGCCCTGGTCGCCCACGCCGACCCCGACGGCTACGAAACCCGCTGCCACAAAGCCAGCAAGGACCGCCGGGTCGAATTCGCCCCGCTCCCCGACGGCATGGCCAAACTGACCTGGATCCTGCCCGCTGCCGAAGCCCACGTGGTGTTCGAGCAGCTCTGCAAGGACGCCAAAGCCCTGCCCGCCGACGATCGCACCACCGACCAGAAGCGGTCCGATGCCCTGCTGGACCGGCTCCGGCGGACCAAGGGCGACTGGAACGTGCGGACCTTCGTCACCGTCTCCATGGAGACGTTGATGGGCCTGACCAACGACCCCGGACACCTCTCCGGCTACGGCCCTGTGTCTGCCGACGCCGCCCGAGAGCTGGCCATGCACGGCCCCTGGCGCGGCATCCTCCTCGACCAGTACCGCCATGCCACGGCCATCACCACCGACACCTACCGCCCCACCACCCTGATGAAGGAATTCGGCCACGTCCAGGCGGGCGGCACCTGCACGGCTCCGGGCTGCAGCAGCCCGATCCAGGAATACGACCACATCACCCCCTGGCCACAGGGCGAAACCGAGCCCGCCAACCTCCAGGGCCTCTGCGCCTGGCACCACCACCGCAAACACGACAACTACACCGTCACCCGCGCCCCTGACGGCACCTCACACTGGACCACCCCGACCGGCCGCCATTACACGACCCGCCCATTCGAATACTGA
- a CDS encoding purple acid phosphatase family protein, with protein MSDDTTKRTVSRRGALGLLGATAAAAPLLGTATAGAATPAFVPSVGNGATPVQGLHLTFGRDPSRQMVVSWITEGSVRKPRVVYGTLEGGFGGCVDADTKTYVDGTSGRTVYIHHAELTRLRPNTQYMYAAQHDGATPDAGTFRTAPAGRMPFTFTSFGDQSAPQVTWAANGSVGLDANSTPATKDIVTGIETVAPLFHLLNGDLCYANLDVDRVRTWNNFFTNNTRSARFRPWMPAAGNHEIEKQNGPIGLAAYQAYFQLPSTETDRELAGLWYSFTAGSVRVIVLQNDDNCLQDGGDVYINGYSGGRQLAWLEKELAAARKSRDIDWVVVAMHQVMISTSDANGADLGLREKYGPLFDRYGVDLVLCGHEHDYERSLAVHGVVSGSETLTPNPVSSATDNIDATHGTVHMILGGGGVSGTTNGSFFKDGTGKVITAVSAQPGSNGKRTATYVKEEAVWSAVRDLDHPYGFAAFTVDPGRRPGDTTTMHVTYYNVNKPNGELSVFEKFSLHRKRSDG; from the coding sequence ATGTCCGACGACACCACCAAGCGCACCGTCAGCCGAAGAGGAGCGCTGGGCCTGCTCGGCGCGACCGCCGCCGCGGCCCCGCTGCTCGGCACCGCCACGGCCGGGGCCGCGACGCCCGCGTTCGTGCCCAGCGTCGGCAACGGCGCCACCCCGGTGCAGGGCCTGCACCTGACGTTCGGCCGCGACCCGTCGCGGCAGATGGTCGTCTCCTGGATCACCGAGGGCTCGGTGCGCAAGCCGCGCGTCGTCTACGGCACGCTGGAGGGCGGCTTCGGCGGCTGCGTCGACGCCGACACCAAGACCTATGTGGACGGCACTTCCGGCCGCACCGTCTACATCCACCACGCGGAGTTGACCCGCCTGCGCCCCAACACCCAGTACATGTACGCGGCGCAGCACGACGGCGCGACCCCGGACGCCGGCACCTTCCGCACCGCGCCGGCCGGGCGCATGCCGTTCACCTTCACCAGCTTCGGCGACCAGTCCGCGCCGCAGGTCACCTGGGCCGCCAACGGCAGCGTCGGCCTGGACGCCAACTCCACGCCGGCCACCAAGGACATCGTCACCGGCATCGAGACCGTCGCCCCGCTGTTCCACCTGCTCAACGGCGACCTGTGCTACGCCAACCTGGACGTGGACCGGGTTCGCACCTGGAACAACTTCTTCACCAACAACACCCGCTCGGCCCGGTTCCGGCCGTGGATGCCGGCCGCCGGCAACCACGAGATCGAGAAGCAGAACGGCCCCATCGGCCTCGCCGCGTACCAGGCGTACTTCCAGCTGCCGTCGACCGAGACCGACCGCGAACTGGCCGGCCTGTGGTACTCGTTCACCGCCGGCTCGGTGCGGGTGATCGTGCTGCAGAACGACGACAACTGCCTGCAGGACGGCGGTGACGTCTACATCAACGGCTACTCCGGTGGGCGGCAGCTGGCGTGGCTGGAGAAGGAGTTGGCCGCCGCGCGCAAGTCCCGGGACATCGACTGGGTCGTCGTCGCCATGCACCAGGTGATGATCAGCACCTCCGACGCCAACGGCGCCGACCTCGGGCTGCGCGAGAAGTACGGGCCGCTGTTCGACCGCTACGGCGTGGACCTGGTGCTGTGCGGGCACGAGCACGACTACGAGCGGTCCCTCGCCGTGCACGGTGTGGTTTCCGGCAGCGAGACGCTCACACCGAACCCGGTGTCCTCGGCCACCGACAACATCGACGCCACCCACGGCACCGTGCACATGATTCTCGGCGGTGGCGGCGTTTCCGGCACCACCAACGGCTCCTTCTTCAAGGACGGCACCGGCAAGGTGATCACCGCCGTGTCCGCGCAGCCCGGTTCCAACGGCAAACGGACCGCAACATACGTGAAGGAGGAGGCGGTGTGGAGCGCGGTCCGCGACCTCGACCATCCGTACGGCTTCGCCGCGTTCACCGTCGACCCGGGCCGCCGCCCCGGCGACACCACCACCATGCACGTCACCTACTACAACGTGAACAAGCCGAACGGCGAGCTGTCGGTTTTTGAGAAGTTCAGCCTGCATCGTAAGCGTTCGGACGGCTGA
- a CDS encoding FAD-binding oxidoreductase, with protein MTDPRGWRYAKVVAVRHDTPHSVTLRMDVPDRVRHLPGQHYVIRLTAEDGYRAQRSYSVASAPADPLLELFVERLEDGEVSTYLADIVEPGDELEIRGPIGGWFAWDGATPALGVGGGSGVVPMISMLRHNSDNCRVAVSVRTAEDLPYANELTAAGALIAVTREDFGGRAGGRLTARELLPLYTPGAICYVCGSAAFAEAASMLLLDIGVPTADIRVERFGPSG; from the coding sequence GTGACTGACCCGCGCGGCTGGCGGTACGCGAAGGTCGTGGCGGTCCGGCACGACACACCGCACAGCGTCACCCTGCGGATGGACGTGCCGGACCGGGTGCGGCACCTGCCCGGCCAGCACTACGTGATCCGGCTGACCGCCGAGGACGGCTACCGGGCGCAGCGCTCGTACTCGGTGGCCTCGGCCCCGGCCGACCCGCTGCTGGAGCTGTTCGTGGAACGGCTGGAGGACGGCGAGGTCTCCACGTACCTGGCGGACATCGTGGAGCCCGGCGACGAGCTGGAGATCCGCGGCCCGATCGGCGGCTGGTTCGCGTGGGACGGCGCCACGCCGGCGTTGGGCGTCGGCGGCGGCTCCGGTGTCGTGCCGATGATTTCCATGCTGCGGCACAATTCCGACAACTGTCGCGTCGCGGTGTCGGTCCGCACGGCCGAGGATCTGCCGTACGCCAACGAACTCACCGCCGCCGGCGCGCTGATCGCCGTCACCCGTGAGGATTTCGGCGGCCGTGCCGGCGGTCGGCTGACCGCGCGGGAACTGCTGCCCCTCTACACGCCCGGCGCTATCTGCTACGTCTGCGGATCGGCCGCTTTCGCCGAGGCCGCAAGCATGTTGCTGCTCGACATCGGCGTGCCCACGGCGGACATCCGGGTCGAAAGGTTCGGACCCTCAGGCTGA
- a CDS encoding sulfite oxidase-like oxidoreductase, whose protein sequence is MSRPTRGFVGKRRAPRDRRLPPGQYDIGRDFPVLTAEVTPRVHTDRWTMTIDGLVRAPGQWTWDDLQRLPHEEYRGDIHCVTTWSKFDTRFGGVSVDLLLDQVEPLPAATHVLATSTTGYTTNLPLEHVRNGKAWLVWTHEGKPLPREHGGPIRLLVPHLYFWKSAKWITKLTLLDHDVHGFWERNGYHDLGDPWLEQRYQGD, encoded by the coding sequence ATGAGTCGACCCACACGGGGGTTCGTCGGCAAACGCCGGGCCCCGAGGGACCGGCGGCTGCCGCCCGGCCAGTACGACATCGGCCGGGACTTCCCGGTGCTGACCGCCGAGGTCACGCCGCGGGTGCACACCGACCGCTGGACCATGACCATCGACGGCCTGGTCCGCGCGCCGGGCCAATGGACCTGGGATGACCTGCAGCGGCTGCCGCACGAGGAGTACCGCGGCGACATCCACTGCGTCACCACGTGGTCGAAGTTCGACACCCGGTTCGGCGGCGTCAGCGTCGACCTGCTGCTCGACCAGGTGGAGCCGCTGCCGGCGGCGACGCACGTGCTGGCCACCTCCACCACGGGGTACACCACCAACCTGCCGCTGGAGCACGTGCGCAACGGCAAGGCGTGGCTGGTGTGGACGCACGAGGGCAAGCCGCTGCCCCGCGAGCACGGTGGCCCGATCCGGCTGCTGGTGCCGCACCTGTACTTCTGGAAGAGCGCCAAGTGGATCACCAAGCTGACCCTGCTCGACCATGACGTGCACGGGTTCTGGGAGCGCAACGGCTACCACGACCTCGGCGATCCCTGGCTGGAACAGCGGTACCAAGGTGACTGA
- a CDS encoding alpha/beta fold hydrolase, whose product MNDVELAAELGFRSEHADVNGTRLHYVIGGDGEPLVLLPGWPQTWWSYHKVMPKLAERHRVVAVDLRGMGGSAKPADGYDKKTMAADIGELVRHLGHDRVDVAGHDIGSMVAFSLAANHPDTVRKIAMLDVPHPSDSFHELRVLGPGTLWWFAFNQLDTLPAQLLEGRARYLVDHMIDRIAVRRDAITDRDRAIYAAAYDTADAIRAGNRWYQAFERDIEDLRGYEKVTTPVLGLLAPWVREPVEAAITEAATDVRIREIPDSGHYLAEERPDAVVEELTRFFG is encoded by the coding sequence ATGAACGACGTAGAACTCGCCGCCGAGCTCGGCTTCCGTAGCGAGCACGCCGACGTCAACGGGACCCGCCTGCACTACGTGATCGGCGGGGACGGGGAGCCGCTGGTGCTGCTGCCCGGCTGGCCGCAGACCTGGTGGTCGTACCACAAGGTCATGCCGAAACTGGCCGAGCGGCACCGCGTCGTCGCCGTCGACCTGCGCGGCATGGGCGGCTCGGCCAAGCCCGCCGACGGCTACGACAAGAAGACCATGGCCGCCGACATCGGTGAGTTGGTCCGGCACCTCGGCCACGACCGGGTCGACGTGGCCGGGCACGACATCGGCTCGATGGTGGCGTTCAGCCTGGCCGCCAACCACCCCGACACGGTGCGCAAGATCGCGATGCTGGACGTGCCGCACCCCAGCGACTCCTTCCACGAGCTCCGCGTGCTGGGCCCCGGCACGCTGTGGTGGTTCGCCTTCAACCAGCTCGACACGCTGCCGGCGCAGCTGCTCGAAGGACGCGCGCGGTACCTGGTGGACCACATGATCGACCGGATCGCGGTGCGGCGGGACGCGATCACCGACCGCGACCGGGCGATCTACGCCGCCGCCTACGACACCGCGGACGCCATCCGCGCCGGCAACCGCTGGTACCAGGCGTTCGAGCGGGACATCGAGGACCTGCGCGGCTACGAGAAAGTGACCACACCGGTGCTGGGGCTGCTCGCGCCGTGGGTGCGTGAACCGGTGGAAGCCGCCATCACCGAGGCCGCCACCGACGTGCGGATCCGCGAAATTCCGGACAGCGGCCACTATCTGGCCGAGGAGCGACCGGACGCCGTGGTCGAGGAACTCACCAGGTTCTTCGGATAG